DNA from Acidobacteriota bacterium:
CCTGTCGTAAGCGAGGACTCCGAGCTCCTGCTGGCGAGGTGGGTCTGCCAGGCGGATGCGAGTCCTGAAGGGCCGTTTCCGGACCCGCCTGATTCGTTCGCCGTCGAGAGAGAACTCGACTTCGACGCTTCGCGGGTCGATGATCAGAGTCTGGATCTCGACGCGTCCGCTGAGTAGTTCGCCGTAACCGCGTTCGGGCGGCACGATGCGGATGGCGGCCGGAGGGTCGGTCACCGGGGACTCCACGTCGAGCGGTCCCGGCCTCTCGTAGACCGTGTCGACCTGGAACGGGGGCAGGCCGCGGGGTTCGAGGTCGGTCCACCGTACGAGCCACTCGCGCTCCCGGAAGAAGGTGTCGGTCTGACGTCCGTAGGGCTCGACGATCTCGATCGTCAGTGTCTCGCCGGCCTCGAGAACGCGCCCCTTGACTCCACGACCGAGGTGGCGCCGCCTTCCGTTGTACGGGAGAACGCGCGTGCCGCCGCGGCCGTCGAGGAGCGCGACGTCGCGTTCGAGAGTGCGGATCATGAGCGTCTCGAAACTGTCGGCGACTCCTTGCGCGATCTCGCGCAGTCTTGACAGGTCCTGTTCCGACTCGAGGTCGAGACTTTCGACCTTGTGGACAGGGTGCTCGCTGAACGCGTCGTTTCTGATCCACGGTCCGAGGACGCTGGAGGAGCGGAGTTCCTGGCTGACGTCGAGGAAGCCGAACGTTTGATTGCCTGGGGGTTGTCCCGCGCTCGGTGCCGGCAGAAGACCCGTGAGGGCCAGTGCCGACGCTGCCGCGAAACTCGCGGGCCGCTCCCACCTTCGACCGGGGCTCATCATCGGCGAGCTGCCGCCGTGGCTACTCGATCGCGTCGAGCGGCAGTGCACTCCGCACCCTGAGGCCTCTTCGGGTCATTCGGACTTCCGGCTCCACGGCAGAGCCGAACGGACGCTCGCTGTAGTACGTCAGGACGTACTGGCGCCGCAACTCCTCCTCGATGTGGTCGAACACGCTGGCCATCTGGTCGATCGACTCGATCTGGAACAGGCGGCCGCCGGTCGGCCCGGTGATCAGCCGCATGCTGTTGCGGAGGTTCGCGTCCTCCATCGTCGTCGGGCCGAAGCCGAGGGAGCGCATCGCGACGACGTAGACGGGCACTCCCAACCGCTTGCCGAAATCGATCGCGCGGGTCGGGTCGGAGCGGCTGTTCGAGTCGAAGCCGTCGGTGACAACGACCAGAGCGCGGCGGCCGGGCGTCTCGCCGTACTGGAGTAGCGAGAACAGGATCGCGTCATACAGGGCCGTCTGGCCCTGAGGGAACAGACGTTCCAGGCCCCGCGCCAGCAGCGGCTTGCTGCCGGTGAGCGGCTGTACCAGGCGGAGCGTCGAGTCGAAGTCGACCAGGAACGCCTGGTCGCGCCAGGTCAGGGCGCCATTGAGAAACGCTTCGGCGATCGCGTTGGTCTGGCGCCAGATGTGCTCCATGCTGCCGGAGGAGTCGATCGCCAGTCCCAGCGACAGGGGGATGTCGTTCGACACGTAGAGATTCTCGACCTGGCGCCGCTCCCCGTTCTCGCGGACCTCGAAGTCCTCCGGCTGGAGATCGCCGACCGGGTTGCCGCTTCGATCGACGACGAGTACCTGGAGCTGGACGAGCTGGACGTCGATCTCGGCCTGGAACTGGGCGCCCTGGAGCAGTTCGACATCTTCCAGTTCCCTTCCGTCTCCCAGGCGCGCCACGACCCGGACAAAGTCCTGGGGCGTAGCGCCGGAGGTCGGGACGTCGGCCACCACCGAGCGCACGCCGCTGGGACCGGCCTCGCCCTCGAAGTCGTCGAACGAAGCGACCAGCCGTTCCGTGCGGTAGAACTCGACCCGCGCCAGGGTCTCGGAGCGCGGCACGGAGATGCCGGCATCCACGCGGACCGTCGTCTGGCCGTCGGTTTCGCCGGCAGTGATGCCGGCGATCCGCACCGCGAACGGGGGATCGAGCCGGTTCAGAACGATCCTGTCGGCACCCGCCTGGGCGCCACGGGCGCTGGTCGCTCTGGCCTCGATGGTCTGCTCGCGGGGCGGATCGGCGAGCCTGATCCGCGCCTCGAACGGCGGCGTCGTGGCGCGGGCCGCCTGCTCGCCGTCGAGGAAGAACTCGACGACGGCGATCTGCGGGTCGATCGTGAGGGTCTGAATCAGGACCCGGCCGGTGAGCAGCTCGCGGTAGCCGCGCTCCGGCGGCAGGATGCGGATCGTCGCCGGCCGCGCGCTGCGTGGGCCGTCCGCGCGCCCTGGCCGCCTCCCGCCGCGACCGCTCTCGACCGGCGGCAGGAAGTCCGCCCGGTTGAAGCCGTCCTCATCCGGTTCGGCGGCGGCGTCACGCGTGCGCGCCTCGGCTGCCGGAACCGCGACCGCGGGCGCGTCGCCCGAGCGCTCGTAGACGGTGCGGAACGAGAGATCGGCGAAGCGTCCTCCCTGGAGATCGGTGACGAGAACGAGTTGGTTCCCCTCCAGGTAGAAGGTCTCGATTCGCTGCCGCCCCTGGGAGACAGTCTCGACTTCGAGCGAGTCGCCGAGAAGGCGGGCGCGGCTGCGGCCGCCGAAGCCGTCCGCGATGTCGCGTCCGTCCAGGTAGAGGATGCGGTCCTCGCGCTTCGCGTTGCGGATCAGGAGCTGGGGGTCGTCGATGCGAACCAACAGCACATCCAGCCGCTCCGCGAGTTCCCGCGCCATCTCGCGCATTCCCGATGGTCCATCCTGTGTGCCGCCCGGCTGTCTGCTGCCGCGGCCGCCGCCGAATCCCCCGCGGCCGGAAGGGCCCTGGCCGCCGCGGCCAAAGCCGCCGGTGCGTCCGCTGCCGGGGTTTGCGCCCGGTGACCGGCCCGGCCCGCCGCCGAAGGTCTGGCCGTAGGTCTCCTCGAGCTTCTCGATCGGATCCTCGCTCAGCCGTTCGTCCCGGATCCAGATGCCCGGGATGGCGGCCACCGGGTCGTCGGCCACCGTTGCGGTCGACGTCTCCGGTGGAGCGGCCTCCTGGGCGAACGCCGGGGCCGTGGCGGGCGCCGAGAGAAGAAGGCCGAGGAGAGCGGCTGCGAACGGCGCCGTTCGGAACCCGTCGTGGCGCGGTCGAACACGCCGGATGTCATCGCTGGTGGTCACTTCGCGAGCGGTTCCTCCCTGCCAATCCTTGCAGGAAACAGGCCAAACTCCTCTATGCCGCCAGCAAGTCTCGTAGCCCCTTGAGTACGCATACCGCTCCCAGGGCCAGGATCACAGGTCCGGTGACCCGCCGGAACTGGCGGTCGTCGAACCGGTCGAGCAGGCGCGTTCCGATCCGCGCGCCGGCCACGGCGAGCGCCATGCCGCCGGCGATCAGCCAGGGTGAGAGCCGGTCGTCGGGTTGCTCCGGCAGGACCGTGCGGGACACCCAGACGTAGTAGCCGATCTTGAGGAGATGGCCGACGGTCTGGGTGAACGCCTTGGTGGCGACGATTGTCCGCCGGTCGACCTTCGTCTCGAGGTAGAACGCATCGAGCAGAGGGCCGGATGCGCCGGCAAGAAGCTGCGCGCCGGTGACGGTCAGGCCGCAGAACATGGCCGTGTGCCGGTTGCGGACGTCGAGTCCGCGCAGAGCGGGCAGCAGCCGGGCAACCCAGGGGAAGCTGCCGACGACGATGAGGACCAGCGCCGGCTCGGGCACGAAGGCAATCGCCACGAACAGCAGCACCGCCACGGCGGCGCCGGCGCCGTACCACGGAAGCACGGACCACATCATGCGGTCCCGGAGAAACAGGAAACGGGCGCCGTTCGACGTCGCCTGTACGGCGCCGTGGAGGATCATCGCGCTGGTGACCGGCAGGATGCTCGCCAGGACGGCCATGAGCATCAGGCCGCCGGCCATCCCGAGCACGCCGGAGATGACGGCGGTAAGGAGGACCGTGAACAGGATGGCGGTCGCGATCACATCCGCCTACTCCGGGCCGTAGAGCGGCAGGACGCTCTTCAGGGTCACTCCCCTTCTTGTGCTGCGGACCTCCGGCTCGGTTCCCTCGCCTGGCGGGAGGTTGCTGTAGTAGGTCAGGACGTGCTGGTGCCGGAGATCCGCGTCGATCCGGTCGAACACCCGTTCCATTCCGGCGGCCAGATCGGATGGAGGCAAGTCCGGATGGATTCGAAACAGCCGGCCGCCGGTGCGCCGGGTGAGCTTGCGCACCAGGATGGGGGGCGGTGCTCTCCGGCCCACGCCGATGAAGTAGATGGGAACTCCCATCGATTCGGCGAAGTCTCTGACCTGGGCCGCCGTGAAGCGGCTGTCTTCGTCGTTACCGTCGGTCACAACGACCAGCGCGCGGCGTCCCGGTTCGCTGCGGAACTGGAGGAGCGAGAACAGAAGGCCGTCATTCAGCGCCGTGCCTCCGTCAACCAGTAGACGATTCAGCCGGGCGGTGAGGAGGGGCTTGTTGCCGGTCAGCGGCTGGAGCAACCGGATGGTGTCGTCGAAATCGACGAGGAACGCTCGATCGTCTGCGTCGAGGGCACCCGCCATGAACCTCCGGACGACCGTGTGAAGCCGTTGCCAGACGAGTCCCATGCTCACCGAGGAGTCGATTGCGATGCCGAGGACGAGAGGGACGTCGTTCGAGACGTGCAGGTCCTCCACCGGGCGCCGCTCACCGTTCTCCTCGATCTCGAAGTCCCCAGGCTGGAGGTCACTCACCGGCTCGCCGTCGCGGTCGACCGCCAGGATCTGGAGTTGGACCAGTTGCACGTCGATCTCGCTGCTGTACTCGGCTTCCTGGAGGAGTCGGGCATCCTCCTGTTCGCGACCGTCGGCGAGTCTCGCCACGACCCGGACGAAGTCATCGGGCTCGACGCCCTCAACCAGCGCGTCGACACGTACCGTTTCCGCTCCCTGCCGCTCCCTGCTCCAGTCCCGATCGTCGAACGCCGCGACCCGGCGTTCACCGCGGTAGATCTCGACGCGGGCCAGGACCGCGGTCCGTGGCACGGCGATCCGGGACGTGACGCTGACGGCGGAAGAACCTTCAGCTTCAACCGGACGGAGATCCGCGATACGGACGGCGAAGGGAGAGTCGAGGCGGTTCAGCACAATCCGGTCGGCGTCCACCTGGGCGCCACTGTCGCGGTACGCGCGGACTTCAACCGTCTCTTCGCGGGGCGGATCGCTGAGCCGGAGACGGGCCTTGAACGGTGCCTTCCTTGCCTGCTTGACCGGTTTGCCGTCGTGCAGGAACTCGACCGTCGTGATCAGCGGGTCGACGACCAGGGTCCGGACTTCGACCGGGCCGGACAGCAACTCTCGGTACGTGCGTCGAGGCGGCACGATGCGGATCGCCGTCGGCTCGCTGGGCTGGATGCGCTCAAGGTCGACCGGATCCGCCGGTGGGGGGCTGCCGTCGACGTAGTCGTAGACGGTGCGAAAGCTCAGGTCGGGGAACCCGAAGTTGCGCGATTCGGAGACGTGAACGAGCTGGCGCCCCGAGCGATAGAACGTCTCGAGCCAGAGCCAGGTCGAGTTCACTCCCGTCGTGGCGAGTTCCAGCACGCCGCCGCCGGCGTACGCGGCACTCTTGCGGCCGTGCGTAAAGCTCCTGGTCACGCCGTCGAGCGGGAGGAGGGTTCTCTCGCCGGCTGCGTTTTGAATGAAGACGCGGTGGCCCTTGCTTTCGATTCGTAGGCCGCGCCGCCGTACGGAAAGCTCTTCGGCGTAGTACGCAAGCGGCGCGGGCAGGTCGGCGGCCTCCTGGGAATCCGTGCCCATCCGGTGGACGGGATCCTCGCTGAGTTCGGCGTTGCGGACCCAGGTGCCTTCCAGTCCCGCGAGGGCAACCGCATCGGCGCCGAACCCGACCGTGCCCTGAGCCGACCCCGCCTGAGGGTGAACGGCCGCGTCGGATGCCGTCCAGGCAGCGATAGCCAGCAGAGCCGCACCTAGAGCTGTTTGCCGGGGCGCCGGGAGGGGCGAACGCGATGAATTGGTGCTTGGCGACATCTCCAGGGGAAGCCGATGTGTTTGGCGTGGAGTCTGCAAGATGCGGGCCGGGGTTAGAAGTTCCGCTTCCGTGCCGGGCGCTTCGATCTTCGACATCGGGTCCTTGGCAAGGTCGGCAGCCATCGGACTTTGTGGACGCTGCCGTCCCCTGACGGCGACGCCGGCCTGTATTCTCTGGCACTTCCCATGAAGACATACATCCTGCGTCGGCTGCTGGCGATGGTGCCGACGCTGTTCTTCGCCAGCCTGATCGTCTTCGTGTCGATGCGGGTCATTCCCGGCGACGTGATCGACCTGATGCTCGCGCAGAACGACGTTTCGACGAGCATGGACCGGGAAGCGCTGGAGGCGGCGATGGGTCTCGACCAGCCGATGGCGACTCAGTACGTGCGCTGGGCGGGCGACGCGCTGAGCGGCGACCTGGGCCAGTCGCTCTGGCGCAGCACGCCGGTGACGGAGCAGATCCTGGCGCGGCTGCCGGTGACCTTCGAGCTGGGCCTGCTGGCGCTGGTCGTCGCGCTGTCCGTGGCGGTGCCGATCGGCATCTTCTCGGCCACCCGGCAGGACTCCGCGCTCGACTACACGGCTCGGTCGTTCTCCCTCGTGATGCTGGCGATCCCCGGCTTCTGGCTCGGCACCCTGGTCATGGTCTTCCCGTCCGTGTGGTGGCGATGGGCGCCGGAACTCGAGTACACGCCGTTCCTCGTCGATCCGATCGCGAACCTCACGCACCTGATCGTCCCGGCGATCCTGCTCGGCCTCTCCTTGTCCGCGGTGACGATGCGGATGACCCGGACGATGATGCTCGAGGTGATGAGGCAGGACTACGTGCGCACGGCCCGCGCCAAGGGACTTCGGGAGCGGGCCGTCGTCGTCCAGCACGCGCTCAAGAACGGATTGATCCCGGTCGTCACGCTGATCGGGCTGCAGGCGCCGCTGCTGATCGGCGGCGCCGTGGTGATGGAGCAGATCTTCGTCATTCCGGGCATGGGGCTGCTGCTGCTCGAAGGGGTCTACGAGCGGGACTATCCGGTGATCTCCGGCGTCTTCCTGGTCGTCGGCGTCGCGGTGCTGCTGATCAACCTCCTCGTCGACCTGAGCTACGGCTGGCTCGATCCGAAGGTTCGCTACGGATGAACGTGCCGTGACCACCGTCGCCGCAGCCGTTCCCGACGCTCTGCCGGGACGCGACCAGGCGCGTTGGTGGCGCTTCACGGTTCGCCTGTTCCGGACCAAGCCGTTGGGTGCCGCCGGCGCAGTCGTCTTCGCGATCTTCCTGTTCTCCGGGATCTTCGCCGGCGTGATCGCTCCTTACGGCATCAACGAGACGGACCTGGCGCATCGCCTCGAGCCGCCGTCCCGGCAGTTCCTGCTGGGCACGGACCATCTCGGCCGCGACCTGTTCTCGCGGGTCCTGATGGGCGCCCGCCTGTCGATGATCGTCGGCTTCTGCGCGGCTGCCCTGGCGACCGTCGTGTCGATCGTGATCGGCGTCCTCTCGGGTTACCTCGGCGGCTGGTTCGACATGTTGACGCAGCGCCTGGTCGACGCCTGGATGACCTTTCCCGACCTGGTGCTCCTGATCGTCATCGTGTCCGTGGTGGGCCCGGGGATCACCCAGATCGTCATCATCCTGGGGCTTCTCTACGGCATCGCTGGCTCGCGCATCGTCCGCGGCGCGGTGACCTCGGTGCGCGAGCACGTCTACACGCACGCCGCGCAGTCGATCGGCGCGGGGACGTTCCACATCCTGCGACGGCACATCCTGCCCAACGTGATGCCGGTCGTCATCGTCCTGTTCACGACCCGGGTCGGCGCCGTCATCCTGTCGGAGGCGGCGCTTTCGTTTCTCGGCCTGGGCGTGCCGCCACCGGCGCCTACGTGGGGCGGGATGCTCTCCGGCGATGGCCGCACCTACCTCTACCTGGGACCGTGGCTGGCGCTTGCCCCCGGCATCTGCCTGACCGTCGTCGTCTACGCCGCGAACGTCTTCGGGGACGCGTTGCGCGACTTGCTCGATCCACGGATGAGGGGAACCTGACGTCATGCGAGAACGCCTTTCCCTGATCGGTGCGGTGGCCCTGACCCTCCTCCTCGGCGCCTGCGCCGACGCGCCCCCCGCCCGTTCCCCGTCGCCGGCCGGCGGCACCGACATGGGAGCCGACCTGTCCTTCGAGCCGGGCCCGGCGCCGGCGGAGCCGCCCCGCTACGGCGGCGAGTTGAACGTCGGCACGGTCTACGTCACCCTGTCGGCGCTGTCCTGGGACAAGGCGGACTGGAACTGGAAGCAGAACCACGACACGGGGATGCTCTACGAGCAGCTCTTCGTCGCCGATCTCGATCAGGCCGCGGTCCGGGGCGGCCACAAGCGCTTCGTCTCGGAGGCCTACCTGTCCGCGGAGACGATCCGCGGCGAAGTGGCCGCAAGCTGGGAATGGGAAGATCCGCTGACCCTGGTGATCGAGGTCCGGCGCGGCATGATGTTCCCGGCCAAGCCCGGAGTGATGGGGGCGAGGGAGCTCGACGCCCACGACGTCGTGTTCAGTTTCGAGCGCCTGCGCGACAGCCCGAAGGCGATTCCGACCTACTTCGACCACATCGACCGCGTCGTGGCCAGGGACGACCACACGGTCGCTTTCGAGTTCGGCGAGTTCAACGCCGAGTGGGACTACCGGTTCGGCTACGGCTACTTCTCGGGCATCGGGCCGCGGGAACTTGCCGACGTCGACCCCAAAGACTGGCGGAACGTCACCGGTACGGGTCCGTTTTCACTGGAGCGGTTCATCCCCGGCAACTCGCAGACCTACGCCCGCAGGCCGGACTACTGGGACCGGACCGCGATCGGCGGCCAGACCTACGAGATCCCCTTCATCGACAAGCTCACTTACCGCACGATCAAGGACGAGGCGACCTACTTGACCGCCATTCGCACGGGCAAGCTGGACATCCTCGAGTACATCCGCTGGATCGCCGTCGACCACCTGAAGAAGACGACTCCCGAGCTGCGCTGGTCGCGCTGGCTGTCGACCGGCGGCACCTTCATGGTCATGCGGGTCGACCAGGAGCCGTTCGACGATGTGAGAGTGCGGCGGGCGATCAACCTCGCGGTGAACCAACGGGAGATCGTCGAGCTGTTCTTCGGCGGCAACGCGGAGCTGTTCGCCTACCCTCAGCATCCCTCGTGGGAGGGGTACTTCGAGCCGCTCGAGGCGATGCCGCCGTCCGTGCAGGAACTGTTCGAGTACAAGCCCGAGAAGGCGCGCCGCCTGCTGGCCGAGGCGGGTTACCCCGACGGCTTCACCTTCAGGATGCAGGTGTCGGCCAACAACGCGATGCGGATGGAGCTGGCGCCGCTGCTCGCGAGCTACCTGGACCGCATCGGCGTGACGATCGAGATCGAGGTCGTGGAGTACGCGGCCTACCTGTCGATGATGACCACCCGCACCCACGGTCCCGGCTACCTGATGGCCAGCGGCCACGTGAACCCGACGACCACGCTCCGCAAGAACTTCGTCACCGGCCAGACCTGGAACCCGTCGATGTGGTCGGATCCGGAACTCGACCGCCGCATCCACGAGATGTTCCTGACCCGGGACGAGGCCGAAAGGCAGCGGATCGTCAAGCAGATCACGAAGGAGATGCTGGACGAGGCGCCCTACCTCTGGCTGCCCGTGCCGTACATCTACACGGCCTGGTGGCCGTGGGTGAAGAACTACGGCGGCGAGCTGCGCGCCGGCGCCGTGCGCCCGGGTCCGATCTACGCGCGGCTCTGGATCGACCAGGAGATGAAGCGGGAGATGGGCTTCTGAGAGCCGTCGCGGAGCCGCTGCTGCGGGTCGAGAACCTGAACGTCGCCTTCCGGTCCGGCTTCGGCGAGCGTCCGCCGGTGCGTGCGGTGAACTCGGTCTCCTTCGAGGTCGCTGCCGGCGAAACGCTGGCGATCGTGGGGGAGAGCGGTTCCGGGAAGAGCGTCACCGCGCTCTCGATCCTGCGCCTGATCCCGGAACCGGGGCGGATCGAGAACGGCCGGATCCTGTTCGAGGGCCGCGACCTGCTGGCTCTCGACGAGGCCGGCATCCGGGCGGTGCGGGGCAACCGTATCGCGATGATCTTCCAGGAGCCGATGTCCTCGCTCAATCCGGTGCTCACGATCGGCCGCCAGGTTGCCGAGCCCTTGCGCCTGCACCGAAGGCTCAAGCGGCGCGAGGCCCTCGATCAGGCGGTGGACCTGCTCAGGTCGGTCGCGATTCCGGATGCGGAGAAGCGGCTCGGCGACTACCCGCACCAGTTCTCCGGCGGCATGCGCCAGCGGGCGATGATCGCGATGGCCCTGGCGTGCCACCCGCGCCTTCTGATCGCCGACGAACCGACCACGGCGCTCGACGTCACGGTTCAGGCGCAGATCCTCGAACTGCTCAAGGAGCGCACCCGGGAGACCGACTCGGCGCTCATCCTGATCACCCATGATCTCGGCGTGGTTGCCCGCTACGCCGATCGGGTGGCGGTCATGTACGGCGGGCGGATCGTCGAAAGCGGCCCGGCCGGGGCGCTCTACGCGGATCCGCGGCATCCCTACACGCAGGGGCTTCTGCGCTCGGTGCCCCGGCTCGAGGGCGACACCGGCGCCCGTCTCGCGTCGATCGAAGGCCAGCCGCCGGACCTGTCGGCGCTGCCCGTGGGCTGCGCCTTTGAGCCGCGCTGTCCCAACGCGCATGAGCGCTGCCTGGAAGCGCCGCCGCCGCTCGTCGCGCATGGTGCTGCCCGGGCCTGGGCCTGCTACCGAGCCGAAGAGGAGCCGGCGGCCTGACCGGCGCCGGAAGCGCACGATGACGACGGACGTTGCCGTGGATGCACCGGCTTCCCGGTCATCTCCCGGGAGCGAGGTGCTGCTTCGGGTCGAGGGCCTGAAGGTCCACTTTCCCGTCACGGAGGGAGTTCTCATGCGACGGCGCGTCGGCTCCGTCAAGGCGGTCGACGGGTTGTCGTTCGAACTCCGGCGCGGCGAGACGTTCGGCCTGGTGGGCGAGAGTGGCTGCGGCAAGTCGACGACCGCGCTCGCGATCCTCCGCATGCTCGAACCGACCGCCGGCCGGATCGTGTTCGGCGGCCGGGACGTGACGGCATACAGCCAGA
Protein-coding regions in this window:
- a CDS encoding VWA domain-containing protein, producing MTTSDDIRRVRPRHDGFRTAPFAAALLGLLLSAPATAPAFAQEAAPPETSTATVADDPVAAIPGIWIRDERLSEDPIEKLEETYGQTFGGGPGRSPGANPGSGRTGGFGRGGQGPSGRGGFGGGRGSRQPGGTQDGPSGMREMARELAERLDVLLVRIDDPQLLIRNAKREDRILYLDGRDIADGFGGRSRARLLGDSLEVETVSQGRQRIETFYLEGNQLVLVTDLQGGRFADLSFRTVYERSGDAPAVAVPAAEARTRDAAAEPDEDGFNRADFLPPVESGRGGRRPGRADGPRSARPATIRILPPERGYRELLTGRVLIQTLTIDPQIAVVEFFLDGEQAARATTPPFEARIRLADPPREQTIEARATSARGAQAGADRIVLNRLDPPFAVRIAGITAGETDGQTTVRVDAGISVPRSETLARVEFYRTERLVASFDDFEGEAGPSGVRSVVADVPTSGATPQDFVRVVARLGDGRELEDVELLQGAQFQAEIDVQLVQLQVLVVDRSGNPVGDLQPEDFEVRENGERRQVENLYVSNDIPLSLGLAIDSSGSMEHIWRQTNAIAEAFLNGALTWRDQAFLVDFDSTLRLVQPLTGSKPLLARGLERLFPQGQTALYDAILFSLLQYGETPGRRALVVVTDGFDSNSRSDPTRAIDFGKRLGVPVYVVAMRSLGFGPTTMEDANLRNSMRLITGPTGGRLFQIESIDQMASVFDHIEEELRRQYVLTYYSERPFGSAVEPEVRMTRRGLRVRSALPLDAIE
- a CDS encoding sulfite exporter TauE/SafE family protein; protein product: MIATAILFTVLLTAVISGVLGMAGGLMLMAVLASILPVTSAMILHGAVQATSNGARFLFLRDRMMWSVLPWYGAGAAVAVLLFVAIAFVPEPALVLIVVGSFPWVARLLPALRGLDVRNRHTAMFCGLTVTGAQLLAGASGPLLDAFYLETKVDRRTIVATKAFTQTVGHLLKIGYYVWVSRTVLPEQPDDRLSPWLIAGGMALAVAGARIGTRLLDRFDDRQFRRVTGPVILALGAVCVLKGLRDLLAA
- a CDS encoding VWA domain-containing protein is translated as MSPSTNSSRSPLPAPRQTALGAALLAIAAWTASDAAVHPQAGSAQGTVGFGADAVALAGLEGTWVRNAELSEDPVHRMGTDSQEAADLPAPLAYYAEELSVRRRGLRIESKGHRVFIQNAAGERTLLPLDGVTRSFTHGRKSAAYAGGGVLELATTGVNSTWLWLETFYRSGRQLVHVSESRNFGFPDLSFRTVYDYVDGSPPPADPVDLERIQPSEPTAIRIVPPRRTYRELLSGPVEVRTLVVDPLITTVEFLHDGKPVKQARKAPFKARLRLSDPPREETVEVRAYRDSGAQVDADRIVLNRLDSPFAVRIADLRPVEAEGSSAVSVTSRIAVPRTAVLARVEIYRGERRVAAFDDRDWSRERQGAETVRVDALVEGVEPDDFVRVVARLADGREQEDARLLQEAEYSSEIDVQLVQLQILAVDRDGEPVSDLQPGDFEIEENGERRPVEDLHVSNDVPLVLGIAIDSSVSMGLVWQRLHTVVRRFMAGALDADDRAFLVDFDDTIRLLQPLTGNKPLLTARLNRLLVDGGTALNDGLLFSLLQFRSEPGRRALVVVTDGNDEDSRFTAAQVRDFAESMGVPIYFIGVGRRAPPPILVRKLTRRTGGRLFRIHPDLPPSDLAAGMERVFDRIDADLRHQHVLTYYSNLPPGEGTEPEVRSTRRGVTLKSVLPLYGPE
- a CDS encoding ABC transporter permease, encoding MKTYILRRLLAMVPTLFFASLIVFVSMRVIPGDVIDLMLAQNDVSTSMDREALEAAMGLDQPMATQYVRWAGDALSGDLGQSLWRSTPVTEQILARLPVTFELGLLALVVALSVAVPIGIFSATRQDSALDYTARSFSLVMLAIPGFWLGTLVMVFPSVWWRWAPELEYTPFLVDPIANLTHLIVPAILLGLSLSAVTMRMTRTMMLEVMRQDYVRTARAKGLRERAVVVQHALKNGLIPVVTLIGLQAPLLIGGAVVMEQIFVIPGMGLLLLEGVYERDYPVISGVFLVVGVAVLLINLLVDLSYGWLDPKVRYG
- a CDS encoding ABC transporter permease, with product MPGRDQARWWRFTVRLFRTKPLGAAGAVVFAIFLFSGIFAGVIAPYGINETDLAHRLEPPSRQFLLGTDHLGRDLFSRVLMGARLSMIVGFCAAALATVVSIVIGVLSGYLGGWFDMLTQRLVDAWMTFPDLVLLIVIVSVVGPGITQIVIILGLLYGIAGSRIVRGAVTSVREHVYTHAAQSIGAGTFHILRRHILPNVMPVVIVLFTTRVGAVILSEAALSFLGLGVPPPAPTWGGMLSGDGRTYLYLGPWLALAPGICLTVVVYAANVFGDALRDLLDPRMRGT
- a CDS encoding ABC transporter substrate-binding protein, producing the protein MRERLSLIGAVALTLLLGACADAPPARSPSPAGGTDMGADLSFEPGPAPAEPPRYGGELNVGTVYVTLSALSWDKADWNWKQNHDTGMLYEQLFVADLDQAAVRGGHKRFVSEAYLSAETIRGEVAASWEWEDPLTLVIEVRRGMMFPAKPGVMGARELDAHDVVFSFERLRDSPKAIPTYFDHIDRVVARDDHTVAFEFGEFNAEWDYRFGYGYFSGIGPRELADVDPKDWRNVTGTGPFSLERFIPGNSQTYARRPDYWDRTAIGGQTYEIPFIDKLTYRTIKDEATYLTAIRTGKLDILEYIRWIAVDHLKKTTPELRWSRWLSTGGTFMVMRVDQEPFDDVRVRRAINLAVNQREIVELFFGGNAELFAYPQHPSWEGYFEPLEAMPPSVQELFEYKPEKARRLLAEAGYPDGFTFRMQVSANNAMRMELAPLLASYLDRIGVTIEIEVVEYAAYLSMMTTRTHGPGYLMASGHVNPTTTLRKNFVTGQTWNPSMWSDPELDRRIHEMFLTRDEAERQRIVKQITKEMLDEAPYLWLPVPYIYTAWWPWVKNYGGELRAGAVRPGPIYARLWIDQEMKREMGF
- a CDS encoding ABC transporter ATP-binding protein; translation: MRAVAEPLLRVENLNVAFRSGFGERPPVRAVNSVSFEVAAGETLAIVGESGSGKSVTALSILRLIPEPGRIENGRILFEGRDLLALDEAGIRAVRGNRIAMIFQEPMSSLNPVLTIGRQVAEPLRLHRRLKRREALDQAVDLLRSVAIPDAEKRLGDYPHQFSGGMRQRAMIAMALACHPRLLIADEPTTALDVTVQAQILELLKERTRETDSALILITHDLGVVARYADRVAVMYGGRIVESGPAGALYADPRHPYTQGLLRSVPRLEGDTGARLASIEGQPPDLSALPVGCAFEPRCPNAHERCLEAPPPLVAHGAARAWACYRAEEEPAA